The Podospora pseudocomata strain CBS 415.72m chromosome 3, whole genome shotgun sequence genome window below encodes:
- the SHE4 gene encoding SWI5-dependent HO expression protein 4 (COG:D; COG:O; BUSCO:EOG09261W1K; EggNog:ENOG503NXD0) yields MATVAEAAAAAPEPLGRLDQTLLIFAGLMEGGKEDEETVRELGELTRLLNDDVEVTKKGETSVTTVIDSDCVDTILCYLDMRQPDVVRAHAALCTSAYLKAAGEDGGKKLAEFFHDRVRRGTYDDYIVAFCVAATIFPIVPDLTSELFLSEGFLASLGPLMRRKWKSRKVETACLEMLNAACMNSACREAVRKYCTEWLEEIVEQDPDDAVKSMHTVDPDMHLQEGSISMRRHSLQVQNLAAVVLAKLRAVPSTAATAGPESRIQPATTSIEDLSKRFTRMLLDEDEIEHVQPSIEGLAYASLQPKVKESLSKDSETLKRLVKALDEAPPRSPMIYGALSIFANLTRYRPIETDEEKRIRQLKAYANAAGKLQQVDPLNEDEHVTERCKRVFEAGLTPVLIKQSKSGSAASLALIISIIHALSTPPPLRGQLAQQGAVRLLIAAWTALPETENGPKRAAAQALARILISTNPALVFGGTRPIPQSAAIRPLASILTPDPTADRRDLLPTFESLMALTNLASTDDDTRKSIIRTAWDDVEEQLFNPNSRVCTAAVELVCNLVQDPEQTLALFGDGSPKAKNRVKVIVALADAEDPKTRSAAGGALASLTGFDEVVRAVVGLERGVEVVLGLCRDEREDLRHRGAVVVRNMVFSEGEVGRLARGKLVEGGAVEALMECAKGSKRREVVEVVVQAAEGLMGEGGK; encoded by the exons ATGGCTACCGTAGCCGAAGCGGCCGCGGCGGCGCCCGAGCCTCTGGGAAGGCTGGATCAGACACTGCTCATCTTCGCAGGTCTTATGGAAGGTGGaaaggaggacgaagagacTGTCAGAGAACTCGGCGAACTAACACGACTTCTTAACGATGACGTCGAGGTTACCAAGAAGGGCGAGACATCTGTCACGACTGTGATTGATAGCGACTGTGTCGATACCATACTATGTTACCTCGACATGAGACAGCCCGACGTCGTACGCGCCCACGCCGCACTATGTACCTCTGCCTACCTCAAAGCTgccggcgaggatggcggcaAGAAATTGGCCGAGTTTTTCCATGACCGAGTCCGACGGGGGACCTACGATGACTACATTGTTGCCTTCTGCGTCGCTGCCACCATCTTCCCTATTGTACCCGATCTCACATCCGAGCTGTTCCTGAGTGAAGGTTTTCTTGCCAGTCTAGGCCCGCTTATGAGGCGGAAATGGAAAAGCAGAAAGGTCGAGACGGCGTGCTTGGAGATGCTGAATGCCGCCTGCATGAACTCGGCTTGCCGAGAGGCTGTCCGAAAGTACTGCACAGAGTGGCTTGAGGAGATCGTCGAGCAGGATCCCGACGACGCCGTCAAGTCCATGCATACGGTCGACCCTGACATGCACCTCCAGGAGGGATCTATTTCTATGAGACGACACTCTCTGCAAGTCCAGAACCTCGCAGCAGTGGTACTGGCGAAACTGAGG GCAGTTCCATCTACCGCAGCCACCGCCGGCCCGGAATCCAGGATACAACCGGCGACGACTAGCATCGAGGACTTATCTAAGCGGTTCACCAGGATGCTGCTAGACGAAGATGAAATCGAGCATGTCCAGCCGTCGATCGAGGGCTTAGCCTACGCGTCTCTCCAACCCAAGGTGAAGGAAAGTTTGTCCAAAGACTCCGAGACACTGAAACGTCTTGTCAAGGCTCTCGATGAAGCCCCTCCCAGGTCCCCGATGATTTACGGCGCGCTCAGCATTTTTGCCAATCTGACCAGATACCGACCCATCGAAACAGACGAAGAGAAAAGGATACGGCAGCTCAAGGCCTATGCCAACGCTGCTGGAAAACTACAGCAGGTTGACCCGCTAAACGAAGACGAGCACGTCACAGAAAGATGCAAACGCGTTTTCGAGGCTGGGCTTACACCAGTCCTTATCAAGCAAAGCAAGAGTGGTTCTGCGGCCTCCTTGGCGTTAATCATATCCATCATCCACGCCCtttccacccctccccctctccgcGGTCAACTCGCACAGCAAGGGGCTGTCCGTCTCCTCATCGCCGCATGGACGGCCCTCCCAGAAACGGAAAACGGACCTAAACGTGCGGCTGCCCAGGCTCTAGCGAGGATTTTGATCTCTACCAACCCGGCGCTTGTGTTTGGGGGCACGAGACCGATCCCGCAGAGCGCGGCTATCAGACCGTTGGCGTCTATCCTCACCCCAGACCCCACCGCGGACAGGAGGGACCTCTTGCCTACGTTTGAGTCGCTTATGgcgctcaccaacctcgcctctACGGACGATGACACGAGAAAGTCTATTATTCGGACGGCGTGGGATGATGTAGAAGAACAACTGTTTAATCCCAACTCGAGGGTCTGCACGGCAGCGGTGGAGTTGGTGTGCAATTTGGTTCAGGACCCGGAGCAAACCCTTGCGttgtttggggatgggagtCCGAAGGCGAAGAATAGGGTCAAGGTTATTGTTGCTTTGGCTGATGCGGAGGACCCCAAGACGAGGAGCGCGGCGGGGGGCGCGCTGGCTAGTTTGACGGGGTTTgacgaggtggtgagggcggttgtggggctggagaggggggtggaggttgtgttgGGGCTTTGTAGGGATGAgagggaggatttgaggCATcggggggcggtggtggtgaggaataTGGTTTTttctgagggggaggtggggaggctggcgagggggaagttggtggaggggggggcggtggaggcgttgaTGGAGTGTGCTAAGGGGAgtaagaggagggaggtggtggaggtcgtGGTGCAGGCTGctgaggggttgatgggggaggggggaaagtaA
- the TFB4 gene encoding RNA polymerase II transcription factor B subunit 4 (BUSCO:EOG0926369X; COG:K; COG:L; EggNog:ENOG503NV91): MSAQDAVDASEHYEVSKLEDVPSLTTIIIDTNPRAWAALGDVLPLSKAIANIQIFINAHLALSNTNQIAILAAHTNRAVWLYPTPPKPPSEDVEMRDAGKTDTFLNTANKFPQYAQIEHALVTSLRELIGSTIPPDLNETTTQMSGALTLALAHMNKTALAYSASQALSNSTAGTTAPGTTASTGLVGFHGRILVISVSDSAASQYIPTMNAVFAASMSRIAIDTLALRGSATFLEQASFITQGTFIQAADPQGILQYLMFGFGVGSASSGLSAAQNDGSGPLMGKPKTGKQREGDELRKPVGECLFTPAADSVDFRAACFCHRNVVDTGFVCSICLSIFCEPPPGDECLTCGNKLAVGDYGMIKTPDGLNVEPANARLAPSPSAKRKRKLEANGE, from the coding sequence ATGAGCGCCCAAGATGCGGTGGACGCCTCCGAGCACTACGAGGTCTCCAAGCTCGAAGATGTGCCCTCGttgaccaccatcatcatcgataCAAACCCACGCGCTTGGGCAGCACTGGGGGACGTTCTTCCACTCTCAAAGGCCATTGCCAATATCCAGATATTCATCAACGCCCACCTAGCGTTAAGCAACACAAACCAGATCGCCATTTTAGCCGCACACACGAACCGAGCTGTATGGCTGTATCCAAcgcccccaaaaccaccatcaGAGGATGTTGAGATGCGAGATGCCGGCAAGACGGATACCTTCTTAAACACAGCGAATAAATTCCCACAATACGCCCAAATCGAACACGCCCTCGTAACCTCCCTCCGTGAGCTCATCGGGAGCACGATACCACCGGACCTCAACGAGACCACAACTCAAATGTCAGGCGCCTTAACACTCGCCCTAGCCCATATGAACAAGACGGCGCTTGCCTATAGTGCGAGCCAGGCACTCTCCAACTCTACTGCAGGAACCACTGCCCCGGGCACAACCGCAAGCACCGGTTTGGTCGGTTTTCACGGCCGtatcctcgtcatctccgTCTCCgactccgccgcctcccaatACATCCCCACCATGAACGCCGTCTTCGCAGCCTCCATGTCCCGAATCGCCATCGATACCCTTGCCCTCCGAGGCAGTGCCACCTTCCTCGAGCAAGCCTCTTTCATAACCCAAGGCACATTTATTCAAGCCGCCGACCCTCAAGGCATCCTACAGTACCTCATGTTCGGTTTTGGAGTGGGTAGCGCATCTTCCGGGCTTTCAGCAGCACAGAATGACGGCTCCGGGCCACTGATGGGCAAACCAAAAACAGGCAAACaaagagagggagatgagcTGAGGAAGCCGGTGGGAGAATGCCTGTTTACGCCGGCGGCGGACTCGGTAGATTTCAGGGCCGCGTGTTTCTGCCACAGGAACGTAGTGGACACGGGGTTTGTTTGCAGTATCTGCTTGAGCATCTTTTGTGAGCCACCGCCTGGGGACGAGTGTTTGACCTGTGGGAATAAATTGGCGGTGGGGGACTATGGGATGATCAAGACACCGGATGGGTTGAACGTGGAGCCGGCTAATGCGAGATTGGCGCCTTCTCCGAGTGCTAAGAGAAAGAGGAAGTTGGAGGCCAATGGGGAATAA
- a CDS encoding hypothetical protein (COG:S; EggNog:ENOG503P23U) produces the protein MTSLWSMAARLQGCHCRACHRTTHTLARRSPPTRVTPLTTSAQAHGRRKVLASDVFTACYTAIMATAAVFDAGQKDRRRRELDEKIEETKQSLAALAEANGHSLEIDQATGAPEPSEDLIEEATQQLSSSSTAESTVEPTPQPPRQAGRRRRPIPRPRPEQEKLAPPPPTTLRYVLNHICKTRMVTPYEKSHKLSRPATGSATLSVLSNALAEEEAMMKPLTPEPVTEIARMKTVAMVNSLVDRLIKVAYWRTEKEAPGTHPALNSPDSAQTMVKMLRSDGNPRYKDTFLNAEDAARQRARLNEANMKVISEFNPWRRERFVAKICFNILTCEVSPSIQNYNTLIWGFTNLGEHDLAQAVVDSFLNVSRFRPTQATLLCLLYHYRASRDILGFHTILRRFFGHDSRGMRLRRRVAITHFKRDRHQGINRLWWAVEGDVARIRGYYVQRVPLSQPIMEAIIEGLLDFERTLDAVQLTQACLNESWAPNADLFRRLCEIIVTHGDWVSAKALIQGRLAKLNQTTFLLLGSGDGKRPGLLNFSAARQFRRVLAMTKTLWIHDQNTAWLQAGAERLRHLETALWLLGVQSNLHFERYTTRRLESILRSARSLTADRIDLVSSVVDNIAKRHRSEAEFLKHLEIRETVNAMHRECELTRQWREQIEHGICEWLARKFRFGALRRAESYLNPAIPFTKRFRQAIRFGTPGTPEYEVAGIFREAQELEQEMKITLARALPRRYIEELKPRLTESGDMHWKNLAYTFSRYLYDFQDGMAAEEERARQAFELGFGTQLSRQVSLLLGYTA, from the coding sequence ATGACAAGCCTTTGGTCAATGGCAGCCCGGCTGCAGGGCTGCCACTGTCGGGCGTGCCATCgaaccacacacaccctAGCCCGACGGTCGCCGCCGACAAGGGTGACGCCATTGACGACCAGTGCCCAAGCCCACGGACGACGAAAGGTTCTGGCCAGCGATGTCTTTACCGCCTGCTACACGGCTATCATGGCCACGGCCGCCGTGTTTGATGCTGGGCAGAAGGATCGTCGGAGACGAGAGCTCGACGAGAAGATTGAAGAGACAAAGCAGAGTTTAGCTGCACTTGCCGAGGCAAACGGGCACAGCTTGGAGATTGATCAAGCGACTGGGGCTCCAGAGCCATCTGAAGACCTCATTGAGGAAGCCACTCAACAACtctcgtcgtcctcgaccGCTGAGAGCACAGTCGAGCCAAcgccccaaccaccacggcaAGCTGGGCGGAGACGACGACCAATACCTCGGCCGCGGCCCGAGCAGGAGAAGCtagctccaccaccaccaacgacgtTACGATACGTCTTGAACCATATATGCAAGACTAGGATGGTCACTCCGTATGAGAAATCACACAAGCTGTCAAGACCAGCTACAGGCTCTGCAACGTTGAGTGTCTTGAGTAACGCCttggctgaggaggaagccatGATGAAGCCGTTGACCCCGGAGCCGGTGACCGAAATAGCCAGGATGAAAACAGTCGCCATGGTCAATAGTCTGGTCGACCGGCTCATCAAAGTGGCTTATTGGAGGACAGAGAAAGAGGCACCAGGAACGCATCCAGCGCTAAACAGCCCCGACTCTGCGCAGACTATGGTCAAGATGCTCCGGTCAGACGGGAACCCGCGCTACAAGGACACTTTCTTGAACGCAGAAGATGCCGCTCGACAGAGGGCTCGCTTGAACGAAGCCAATATGAAGGTTATCTCCGAGTTTAACCcatggaggagggaaagatTTGTGGCCAAGATTTGCTTCAATATTCTCACCTGCGAGGTGTCTCCTTCGATCCAAAACTACAACACTCTTATATGGGGGTTCACGAATCTTGGGGAGCACGACCTCGCCCAAGCCGTGGTGGATTCATTCCTCAATGTCAGTCGCTTCCGGCCAACGCAGGCGACACTGCTGTGTCTACTCTATCACTACCGGGCAAGCCGCGATATTCTGGGCTTCCATACCATTCTTCGGCGATTTTTCGGTCACGATTCCCGGGGTATGAGATTGCGTAGGAGGGTGGCTATCACCCACTTCAAACGAGATCGCCATCAAGGAATCAACCGCCTTTGGTGGGCTGTCGAGGGAGACGTAGCTAGGATACGGGGCTACTACGTCCAGCGCGTCCCGCTAAGCCAGCCGATCATGGAGGCTATCATTGAAGGCCTGCTGGATTTTGAACGCACCCTAGATGCTGTTCAGCTGACCCAGGCTTGTCTGAACGAGAGTTGGGCCCCCAATGCCGATCTTTTCAGGCGATTATGCGAAATCATCGTAACACATGGCGATTGGGTAAGCGCGAAGGCGCTCATCCAAGGTCGCCTCGCAAAACTCAACCAAACCACATTTTTGCTGTTGGGCTCAGGAGACGGGAAACGTCCAGGCTTGCTGAACTTTTCGGCTGCTAGACAGTTTAGGAGAGTCTTGGCCATGACGAAGACGTTGTGGATTCATGATCAAAACACGGCCTGGCTCCAAGCTGGCGCAGAAAGGTTACGACACCTGGAGACAGCGCTCTGGCTCCTGGGGGTTCAGTCTAACCTTCATTTTGAGAGATATACGACGCGGAGATTGGAGAGCATTCTTCGCTCGGCACGGTCCCTTACAGCTGATCGTATCGACCTTGTGAGCTCTGTCGTCGATAACATTGCCAAGAGGCACAGGTCGGAGGCTGAATTTCTCAAACACCTAGAGATTCGGGAAACTGTCAATGCCATGCACCGCGAATGCGAACTCACCAGGCAATGGCGGGAGCAAATCGAGCATGGCATTTGCGAGTGGCTGGCCAGGAAATTCAGGTTTGGAGCTCTGAGGAGGGCAGAAAGCTACCTCAACCCAGCGATACCATTCACCAAACGATTCCGCCAGGCCATTCGGTTTGGGACGCCAGGGACGCCAGAGTATGAAGTTGCGGGGATTTTCAGGGAAGCGCAGGAGCTAGAGCAGGAGATGAAGATTACCCTTGCCAGGGCGCTGCCGCGGAGGTATATTGAGGAGCTGAAGCCGAGGTTGACCGAGTCCGGGGATATGCACTGGAAGAATCTGGCGTATACTTTCTCGAGGTATCTGTACGATTTCCAGGATgggatggcggcggaggaggagagggcgagaCAGGCGTTTGAGTTGGGCTTTGGGACGCAGCTGAGTAGGCAGGTCtcgctgttgttggggtATACGGCATGA
- a CDS encoding hypothetical protein (BUSCO:EOG09264X31; EggNog:ENOG503P2GP; COG:S), translated as MFALTLTAELSGVTNLRPTDTKEHPFWYTFKVQCTSCREVHPKPVGVSRFEENEMSGSRGEANFVWKCKNCKRESSASIQTAPTPYQQGEPPKSQKIITFDCRGLEFVEFIPEGEFEVDGLESNTKFTGVELNEGEWFEYDEKAGDEVSIKELKWDIVRA; from the exons ATGTTCGCCCTCACACTCACAGCCGAGCTCTCCGG AGTAACAAACCTCCGCCCAACCGACACAAAAGAACACCCCTTCTGGTACACCTTCAAAGTCCAATGCACCTCCTGCAGAGAAGTCCACCCCAAACCCGTAGGCGTCAGCAGATTT GAAGAAAACGAAATGTCCGGCTCCCGCGGCGAAGCCAACTTTGTCTGGAAGTGCAAGAACTGCAAGCGCGAAtcctccgcctccatccAAACCGCCCCAACCCCCTACCAACAAGGCGAGCCACCCAAGTCCCAAAAGATCATCACCTTCGACTGCCGCGGCCTCGAATTCGTAGAATTCATCCCCGAGGGCGAGTTCGAGGTCGACGGCCTAGAGTCCAACACTAAGTTCACCGGCGTAGAGCTCAACGAAGGGGAGTGGTTCGAGTATGACGAAAaggctggtgatgaggtcaGTATCAAGGAGTTGAAGTGGGATATTGTAAGGGCTTAG